One window of Fimbriimonadaceae bacterium genomic DNA carries:
- the pheS gene encoding phenylalanine--tRNA ligase subunit alpha: MQPIEALEEEARSEIANAQATASLRELEIRYLGKSGLVTGLLRQIGTLPAEEKPLFGQKVNELKARLQAEIEARQEQLKGGEQASRFEAERLDVTMPARPLRVGIEHVLQQATNRIRDVLVGLGFRYAESPELELTKYNFDALNYPPDHPAMDEQDTFYIDATHVLRTQCTALQGRIFEKVKPPLRVFTVGRCFRNEAVDRTHGHTFHQVDAFMIDEGVSMAHLKGTLGQFARAMFGDDVKVRFRPDFFPFVEPGVDYAISCPFCKGGGCPVCKASGWIELGGAGLIHPNILESYAIDTEKYSGFAFGLGVERIPMLARGIDDLRYFMENDLRFLEQFRA; encoded by the coding sequence ATGCAACCGATCGAAGCACTCGAGGAGGAAGCGCGAAGCGAAATCGCCAACGCCCAGGCCACCGCGTCGTTGCGCGAGCTGGAGATTCGCTACCTGGGAAAGAGCGGGCTGGTCACGGGCCTGCTGCGCCAGATCGGGACCCTTCCCGCGGAAGAGAAGCCCCTCTTCGGACAGAAAGTGAACGAGCTGAAGGCGCGCCTCCAGGCGGAAATCGAGGCCCGTCAGGAGCAGCTCAAGGGCGGCGAGCAAGCGTCTCGGTTCGAGGCGGAGCGCCTCGACGTGACGATGCCCGCGCGGCCACTTCGCGTCGGGATCGAACACGTGCTCCAGCAAGCGACCAACCGCATCCGCGACGTGCTGGTCGGGCTGGGTTTCCGCTACGCCGAATCACCCGAGCTCGAACTCACCAAGTACAACTTCGACGCGCTGAACTACCCGCCCGACCACCCCGCCATGGACGAGCAGGACACGTTCTACATCGACGCCACGCACGTGCTGCGCACCCAGTGCACTGCGCTCCAGGGCCGCATCTTCGAGAAGGTCAAGCCGCCCTTGCGCGTCTTCACCGTCGGGCGGTGCTTCCGCAACGAGGCGGTGGACCGGACGCATGGCCACACGTTCCACCAAGTCGACGCGTTTATGATCGACGAGGGCGTGTCGATGGCCCACCTCAAGGGCACCCTTGGGCAGTTCGCGCGCGCCATGTTCGGCGACGACGTGAAGGTGCGGTTCCGGCCCGACTTCTTCCCCTTCGTGGAACCGGGAGTGGATTACGCGATCTCCTGCCCCTTCTGCAAGGGCGGCGGGTGCCCGGTGTGCAAGGCCTCCGGCTGGATCGAACTGGGCGGCGCGGGCCTCATCCACCCGAACATCCTCGAGTCGTACGCCATCGACACGGAGAAGTACAGCGGGTTCGCGTTCGGCCTCGGGGTCGAGCGCATCCCCATGCTCGCCCGCGGTATCGACGATTTGCGCTACTTCATGGAGAACGATCTGCGGTTCCTCGAACAGTTCCGAGCTTAG
- a CDS encoding flagellar basal body-associated FliL family protein, whose product MSDEPKEATEEVKKKKGGKLPIVIALVAVLAGGGFFMMKAKGGKHEPPPLKLGAIEPLKEFLVNLKEGNVYLRTEIALHFKEGFKKEELDKSLPAVEDAIVTLLGARSSTEIRTLDGKAKLKRDLAEAINKVLEAAEKAAHPEEAAEEEPAAKDGEKQTSDKKDPKAGKEAKHDEEPPKDLHPDWDSQTGPVLKLYFTSFATQ is encoded by the coding sequence ATGTCGGACGAACCCAAGGAAGCAACAGAAGAAGTCAAGAAGAAGAAGGGTGGGAAGCTCCCCATCGTCATCGCCCTCGTGGCCGTCTTGGCCGGTGGCGGCTTCTTCATGATGAAGGCCAAGGGGGGCAAGCACGAGCCGCCCCCGCTCAAGCTCGGCGCGATCGAGCCTCTCAAGGAGTTCTTGGTGAACCTGAAGGAGGGCAACGTCTACCTTCGCACCGAGATCGCGTTGCATTTCAAGGAGGGCTTCAAGAAGGAAGAGCTGGACAAATCCCTGCCGGCCGTGGAAGATGCGATCGTGACGTTGCTCGGGGCTCGAAGCTCGACCGAGATCCGAACGCTGGACGGGAAGGCTAAGCTCAAGCGCGATCTCGCTGAGGCCATCAACAAGGTGCTCGAGGCTGCCGAGAAGGCCGCGCATCCCGAGGAGGCCGCGGAGGAGGAGCCGGCGGCAAAGGACGGCGAGAAGCAGACCTCGGACAAGAAGGACCCCAAGGCCGGAAAAGAAGCGAAGCATGACGAGGAGCCGCCCAAAGATCTGCACCCCGATTGGGACTCGCAGACGGGGCCTGTGCTCAAGCTCTACTTCACCAGCTTCGCCACGCAGTAA
- the fliM gene encoding flagellar motor switch protein FliM yields the protein MSEILSQAEIEALLNSLNTEDGEPAASESADFEGSAPVARPRSNKPKQTIAYEIYDFRRPDKFSKDQLRTLQMLHETFARLAGSSLSAYLRTPVAVDLISLEQVPYEEYLRSINQSVFTILSLPPLSGQAVLECEFSLIFSMIDRMLGGPGKGIPRNVLTDIERPLVRQILERLFGALKTSWEGVVMVNPGIEGMETSAQFVQIAPPSDIVVTVLLEVKVGSQRGAMSLCVPYVVLKPITTKLSGQKWFATNNRKSGKGARAVLTHKLQGARVECSVHLGNAKITMNEFVNLKPGDVVRLDQRTERELRLLIGNVPKFHGKPALQGKNVVFAVSHPIEE from the coding sequence GTGTCTGAAATCCTTTCCCAAGCTGAAATCGAAGCGCTGCTGAACTCCTTGAACACGGAGGACGGCGAGCCTGCGGCGTCGGAATCCGCCGACTTCGAAGGTTCGGCGCCGGTTGCACGGCCCCGGTCGAACAAGCCGAAGCAGACCATCGCCTACGAGATCTACGATTTCCGAAGACCGGACAAGTTCAGCAAGGACCAGTTGCGCACGCTTCAGATGCTGCACGAGACGTTCGCGCGCCTCGCCGGCTCCTCGCTCTCCGCCTACCTGCGCACGCCGGTCGCCGTGGACCTGATCTCCCTGGAGCAGGTTCCCTACGAAGAGTATCTGCGCAGCATCAACCAGAGCGTCTTCACCATTCTCTCGCTGCCCCCGCTCTCCGGCCAAGCGGTCCTGGAGTGCGAATTCAGTTTGATCTTCTCGATGATCGACCGGATGTTGGGCGGACCCGGCAAGGGCATTCCCCGCAACGTGCTGACCGACATCGAGCGCCCCCTGGTCCGCCAGATTCTCGAGCGCCTGTTCGGCGCGCTGAAGACGTCTTGGGAGGGCGTCGTCATGGTGAATCCCGGGATCGAGGGGATGGAGACGAGCGCCCAGTTCGTGCAGATCGCGCCGCCAAGCGACATCGTCGTCACGGTGCTGCTCGAGGTGAAGGTTGGAAGCCAGCGGGGCGCCATGAGCCTCTGCGTTCCGTACGTGGTGCTCAAACCGATCACCACGAAGCTCAGTGGGCAGAAGTGGTTCGCGACGAACAACCGCAAGAGCGGAAAAGGCGCGCGGGCGGTGCTCACCCACAAGTTGCAGGGCGCCCGCGTCGAGTGTTCGGTCCACCTGGGCAACGCCAAGATCACGATGAACGAGTTCGTGAATCTCAAGCCGGGCGATGTGGTTCGGCTCGACCAGCGGACGGAGCGCGAGCTGCGGCTGCTCATCGGCAACGTCCCCAAATTTCACGGCAAGCCGGCCCTCCAAGGCAAAAACGTCGTGTTCGCTGTTTCGCATCCGATCGAGGAGTAG
- the fliN gene encoding flagellar motor switch protein FliN has product MSVQPSELINQLAPLQEGIWQTVSKTVSEAAGQEIQFASPLCMQANPQELIAEFNAPVLAVQFAFGGIPESQQVVLLTQETFVAFASLVKQELVESADENLVADVRPALEALVQGLCLSIGENLGEPVVATGLTFRFQNFAFPQNMQRGEEIARTQIAMSGEDLNGTAIWLMDFDSVAHALAVEYSPEIPESPFSQVAEAPAGPAVPFIHEETAGMELVRDIPLEITVELGRVKMLVKDVLELGTGSIVEIDKAAGEPVDVLVNGLKVARGEVVVIEDNFGVRITEVINPNERLGALGEVA; this is encoded by the coding sequence ATGTCCGTTCAACCCAGTGAATTGATCAACCAACTTGCCCCCCTGCAGGAGGGCATCTGGCAGACGGTCTCCAAGACCGTCTCCGAAGCGGCGGGCCAAGAGATCCAGTTCGCCAGCCCCCTGTGCATGCAGGCGAACCCGCAGGAGTTGATCGCCGAGTTTAACGCGCCGGTGCTCGCCGTGCAGTTCGCGTTCGGCGGGATCCCCGAAAGCCAACAGGTCGTCCTGCTCACGCAGGAGACTTTCGTGGCCTTCGCGTCGCTGGTCAAGCAGGAGCTGGTCGAGAGCGCGGACGAGAACCTCGTGGCGGACGTCCGTCCGGCGCTCGAGGCGCTCGTTCAGGGCCTCTGCCTGTCGATCGGAGAGAATCTGGGCGAACCCGTCGTCGCGACGGGCCTCACGTTCCGGTTCCAGAACTTCGCCTTTCCGCAAAACATGCAGCGCGGCGAAGAGATCGCCCGAACGCAGATCGCGATGTCGGGCGAAGACCTCAACGGCACGGCGATCTGGCTGATGGACTTCGACTCCGTGGCCCACGCCTTGGCGGTGGAGTACAGCCCCGAGATTCCCGAGAGTCCGTTTTCTCAAGTTGCGGAGGCGCCCGCCGGCCCCGCGGTTCCGTTCATCCACGAGGAAACGGCGGGCATGGAGCTCGTGCGCGACATCCCGCTTGAAATCACCGTCGAGTTGGGGCGTGTGAAAATGCTGGTCAAAGATGTCTTGGAGCTGGGCACGGGCTCGATCGTCGAGATCGACAAAGCGGCGGGCGAGCCGGTGGACGTCCTCGTCAACGGCCTGAAAGTCGCGCGTGGGGAAGTGGTCGTGATCGAGGACAACTTCGGCGTCCGAATCACCGAGGTCATCAACCCCAACGAGCGACTCGGCGCCCTCGGAGAGGTCGCCTAG
- a CDS encoding flagellar biosynthetic protein FliO: protein MRTHSFAALMVLATSAGAQDLGTKPDPLTSAAASSGGGLGLMALVQMLIALGIVLAVVKWALPRFASSFNKRLAPGVGSPIKIEESAAFAGGNLYVVSVRGRDLLLASSQAGVSCLADLTPAETRPEAPAFGDLLERAQRTPSRAAIAVDEPTPEPDPSAIAEALSRLDRLAG from the coding sequence ATGCGAACTCATTCGTTCGCCGCACTGATGGTGTTGGCGACGTCCGCAGGGGCGCAAGACCTCGGCACAAAACCGGACCCGCTCACGTCCGCCGCGGCATCCTCGGGCGGTGGTCTCGGCCTCATGGCGTTGGTGCAGATGCTCATCGCCTTGGGCATCGTGCTCGCGGTCGTGAAGTGGGCTCTGCCCCGATTCGCCTCTTCGTTCAACAAACGGCTGGCGCCGGGCGTGGGAAGCCCGATCAAGATCGAGGAGTCCGCGGCGTTTGCCGGCGGCAACCTCTACGTGGTTTCCGTCCGCGGCCGCGACCTGTTGCTCGCTTCGAGCCAGGCCGGCGTCTCGTGTCTGGCCGACTTGACGCCCGCCGAGACGCGGCCCGAGGCCCCTGCGTTCGGCGACCTTTTGGAGCGCGCCCAACGGACCCCTTCCCGGGCCGCGATCGCCGTCGACGAACCGACCCCCGAACCCGACCCCTCGGCGATCGCCGAGGCCCTGAGCCGCCTCGACCGCCTTGCCGGCTGA
- the fliP gene encoding flagellar type III secretion system pore protein FliP (The bacterial flagellar biogenesis protein FliP forms a type III secretion system (T3SS)-type pore required for flagellar assembly.) — MRALFLARTTLVILLVLGACAAWAQSGLPTPQVSINMGAGAPGKDGDVSASLQILAMLTVLSLAPAILILTTAFTRIVIIFGFLRSAIGTPTIPPNQVVIGLSLFLTFFVMAPTYDQVNTQALQPYLAKEIPMNTAIERAQGPVREFMLKNTYEKDLGLFLRLSKQSPKTRNDVSLVSLIPAFVISELKTAFLIGFYLFVPFLIIDLIVASGLMSMGMMMLPPTVVSLPAKVLVFVLADGWSTLVSAILAGYR, encoded by the coding sequence ATGCGTGCCCTCTTCCTTGCGCGAACGACCCTGGTGATTTTGCTGGTGCTGGGCGCCTGCGCGGCTTGGGCGCAGAGCGGGCTCCCGACGCCCCAGGTCTCGATCAACATGGGTGCCGGCGCGCCTGGAAAGGACGGCGACGTGAGTGCGTCGCTTCAGATCCTGGCGATGCTGACGGTGCTCAGCCTCGCTCCCGCGATCCTGATCCTCACGACGGCTTTCACCCGCATCGTCATCATTTTCGGATTCCTGCGAAGCGCGATCGGCACCCCCACGATCCCGCCGAACCAGGTCGTGATCGGCTTGAGCCTCTTCCTCACGTTCTTCGTCATGGCGCCCACCTACGACCAGGTGAACACGCAAGCCCTCCAGCCGTACCTGGCCAAGGAGATCCCGATGAACACCGCCATCGAGCGGGCGCAGGGTCCGGTGCGGGAGTTCATGCTCAAGAACACCTACGAGAAGGACTTGGGACTGTTCCTTCGGCTCTCGAAACAGAGCCCCAAGACCCGGAACGACGTCTCGCTGGTGTCGCTGATTCCCGCCTTTGTGATCAGCGAACTCAAGACGGCCTTTCTCATCGGCTTCTATCTCTTCGTTCCGTTCCTGATCATCGACCTCATCGTCGCCAGCGGCCTGATGTCCATGGGCATGATGATGCTGCCGCCCACGGTCGTCTCGCTGCCGGCCAAGGTCTTGGTGTTCGTTCTGGCCGACGGGTGGAGCACGTTGGTGAGCGCCATCCTGGCGGGGTACCGATAA
- a CDS encoding flagellar biosynthetic protein FliQ, producing MDESAVLEFARQGIVTALMVSLPVLAVALFLGVMVSVFQAITQVQEATLTFVPKMFGVALVGALMGSWMLNTLVSFLMIAFEHVARAGR from the coding sequence ATGGACGAGTCCGCCGTTCTCGAATTCGCCCGGCAAGGCATCGTGACCGCGCTGATGGTCTCGCTGCCCGTGTTGGCGGTCGCTCTGTTTCTCGGGGTCATGGTGAGCGTGTTTCAAGCCATCACCCAGGTCCAAGAGGCGACGCTCACGTTTGTACCGAAGATGTTCGGGGTTGCGCTCGTGGGGGCGCTCATGGGCAGTTGGATGCTCAACACGCTGGTCTCCTTCCTGATGATCGCGTTCGAGCACGTGGCGCGGGCGGGGAGGTAG
- the fliR gene encoding flagellar biosynthetic protein FliR, with protein sequence MRFDEPMLFAFLLVFVRCSAMLVTSPVFGAQNTPLPVRILTTLSISGAMTLALKPNGIEPPGDLYLLAAAVTHEAFAGVVIGMFLQLVLQAALMAGALLDLQAGLGMSQTLNPVSGVSATVLSQYKFMLAVVVFLAVNGHHVMLQAFADSYKALPSAGTQGLQILQDHLLLAIGRMSLVALQIAAPVMAVGMVVDASLGVVNKAVPQMQAFLVGLPAKILMGLVAMSLTLPALASAVQTGVDSAAESIYATFQVRR encoded by the coding sequence ATGCGGTTCGACGAGCCGATGCTGTTCGCATTCCTGCTCGTCTTCGTGCGCTGTTCGGCGATGCTGGTCACGTCGCCCGTGTTCGGGGCGCAGAACACCCCGCTTCCGGTGCGCATTCTCACGACCCTCTCCATTTCGGGGGCGATGACGCTCGCGCTCAAGCCCAACGGCATCGAGCCGCCCGGCGACTTGTACCTCCTGGCCGCCGCGGTGACGCACGAGGCGTTCGCGGGGGTCGTGATCGGCATGTTCCTCCAACTCGTGCTTCAGGCGGCGTTGATGGCGGGCGCCCTTCTTGACCTTCAGGCGGGGTTGGGCATGAGCCAGACCCTGAACCCGGTGTCGGGAGTCTCCGCGACGGTGCTTTCGCAATACAAGTTCATGCTGGCGGTCGTGGTGTTCCTTGCTGTGAACGGCCACCACGTGATGCTCCAGGCGTTCGCCGACAGCTACAAGGCCCTGCCGTCGGCGGGCACGCAGGGCCTCCAAATCCTGCAGGACCACCTGCTGCTCGCGATCGGTCGCATGAGCTTGGTGGCGCTCCAGATCGCGGCGCCCGTGATGGCGGTGGGCATGGTGGTCGACGCCTCGCTGGGCGTCGTCAACAAGGCCGTTCCGCAGATGCAGGCGTTCCTGGTCGGTCTCCCGGCGAAGATCCTGATGGGACTCGTCGCGATGAGCCTGACGCTTCCCGCCCTCGCCTCGGCGGTGCAGACGGGCGTCGATTCCGCGGCCGAATCGATCTACGCCACGTTCCAGGTGCGGAGGTAG
- the flhB gene encoding flagellar biosynthesis protein FlhB, whose translation MAEQASAQERTEEATPRRRQEARRKGTVARSADLSGAIVLVLLMFVMPAAMGNLGLGFMRGFAIAMATLPATMDHPTLTAFAWRSLEPPLMGLLPIVFTAMVAGLAANFAQVGFVLSTESLSPRLDKLNPMQGFKRLFSMAATVEGLKAAAKSFLFGLLAWTTVQAHWNELVNLSWTTTGGAMAAIGGLLHAIFLKVAIAWLILAALDYFYQRKRTQKQLMMTKDEVRREMKESETSPELKQAQALRRRRLSKGRMMDAVRNADVIVTNPTHYSVALKYEAGKMHAPMVVAKGADYIALKIREVAAEHRVPVIPEPPLARALFRQCEAGDFVPPELFQAVAEILAHVYRTIHGLAEE comes from the coding sequence ATGGCGGAGCAGGCCAGCGCCCAGGAAAGGACCGAAGAAGCCACACCCAGGCGGCGTCAAGAAGCGCGCCGCAAGGGCACGGTCGCCCGTTCCGCAGACCTGTCCGGGGCGATCGTCCTCGTGCTGTTGATGTTCGTGATGCCCGCGGCCATGGGGAACCTGGGGTTGGGCTTCATGCGCGGGTTTGCCATCGCCATGGCGACGCTTCCGGCGACGATGGACCACCCGACCCTGACCGCCTTCGCGTGGCGCTCTCTCGAACCGCCCTTGATGGGTCTGCTCCCGATCGTATTCACCGCGATGGTCGCCGGACTCGCCGCCAACTTCGCCCAGGTCGGGTTCGTGCTCTCCACCGAGTCGCTCTCGCCCCGCCTCGACAAGTTGAACCCGATGCAGGGGTTCAAGCGGCTGTTCTCCATGGCGGCGACGGTCGAGGGCCTCAAAGCGGCCGCGAAGAGCTTCCTTTTCGGTCTGTTGGCTTGGACGACCGTGCAGGCGCACTGGAACGAGCTGGTCAACCTCTCCTGGACGACCACGGGGGGAGCGATGGCGGCGATCGGGGGCCTGCTGCACGCCATCTTCCTCAAAGTCGCGATCGCGTGGCTGATTCTCGCGGCGCTCGATTATTTCTACCAACGCAAGCGCACGCAAAAGCAGTTGATGATGACCAAGGACGAGGTTCGGCGCGAGATGAAGGAGAGCGAGACCTCCCCGGAACTGAAGCAGGCCCAGGCCCTGCGCCGAAGGCGTCTCTCCAAGGGAAGAATGATGGACGCGGTTCGCAACGCCGACGTCATCGTGACGAACCCGACGCACTACTCGGTCGCGCTCAAGTACGAGGCGGGGAAGATGCACGCCCCTATGGTCGTCGCCAAGGGTGCGGACTACATCGCTCTGAAGATTCGGGAGGTGGCCGCGGAGCACCGGGTACCGGTGATTCCCGAGCCTCCCCTGGCTCGGGCGTTGTTCCGGCAGTGCGAGGCCGGCGACTTCGTGCCACCGGAGCTCTTCCAAGCCGTCGCCGAGATTCTCGCCCACGTGTACCGCACGATCCACGGCTTGGCCGAGGAGTAG
- a CDS encoding OsmC family protein — protein sequence MATVHEYAVKVEWSGGRMGCGTVGAERISSPLPLAVPPEFQGAGNGTNPEEMLACAICACYAITFGIIAENRKLPVASFRTEATGEVEQNGPQFKYRSVTIRPTIVLSADATDEQVALTEEMAHKADAYCIITNAVRGNVAIEVEPTIRRGP from the coding sequence ATGGCGACGGTGCACGAGTATGCGGTGAAGGTGGAGTGGTCGGGCGGAAGAATGGGTTGCGGCACGGTAGGTGCCGAGCGCATCTCCTCGCCGCTGCCGTTGGCCGTGCCGCCCGAGTTTCAGGGAGCAGGAAACGGGACGAACCCCGAAGAGATGCTCGCCTGCGCGATCTGCGCCTGCTACGCGATCACCTTCGGCATCATCGCGGAGAATCGGAAGCTTCCCGTGGCGTCGTTCCGCACGGAAGCCACCGGCGAGGTCGAGCAGAACGGCCCGCAGTTCAAGTACCGTTCGGTCACAATCCGACCCACGATCGTTCTCTCGGCGGATGCCACAGACGAGCAGGTGGCGCTCACCGAGGAGATGGCGCACAAAGCCGACGCCTACTGCATCATCACCAACGCGGTGCGAGGAAATGTCGCCATCGAGGTCGAACCGACGATACGTAGAGGTCCATAA
- the tpiA gene encoding triose-phosphate isomerase, with the protein MRTKLVVGNWKMNFTGAEATAVVKSFIRHVDAKSNVDVVICPSFVSLCKVRELVRDTHVKLGAQDVFWKQSGAYTGQVSAAMLYDSGAAFCIVGHSETRGRFGKSEIEPGMDGYFSESDASVNLKIQALLYQSINPILCVGETLAERTAGQTEAVIRKQLEGAIRGVEPAELYFFVVAYEPVWAIGTGEVCDAEEANRVAKFIRTTLAELLNPEVVEEIRVLYGGSVKASNCEEIFAQPEIDGGLVGGASLDPKEFSRIVMSA; encoded by the coding sequence ATGCGCACGAAGCTGGTCGTTGGCAACTGGAAGATGAACTTCACCGGTGCGGAAGCGACCGCCGTGGTGAAATCCTTCATCCGACACGTCGATGCGAAGAGCAACGTGGACGTGGTGATCTGCCCCTCGTTCGTGTCCCTTTGCAAGGTGCGCGAACTCGTGCGGGACACGCATGTGAAGCTGGGTGCCCAGGACGTGTTCTGGAAGCAGTCCGGGGCCTACACGGGCCAAGTCAGCGCGGCGATGCTCTACGACAGCGGGGCGGCGTTCTGCATCGTGGGGCACAGCGAGACGCGCGGCCGCTTTGGGAAGTCCGAGATCGAGCCGGGCATGGACGGTTACTTCTCGGAGTCGGACGCTTCGGTGAACCTCAAGATCCAGGCGTTGCTGTACCAGTCGATCAACCCGATACTCTGCGTGGGCGAGACGCTCGCCGAGCGTACGGCCGGCCAGACCGAGGCCGTGATCCGCAAGCAGCTTGAAGGGGCCATTCGCGGCGTCGAGCCCGCGGAGCTCTACTTCTTCGTGGTGGCTTACGAGCCCGTTTGGGCAATCGGCACCGGCGAGGTGTGCGACGCCGAAGAGGCCAACCGCGTGGCGAAGTTCATCCGGACCACGCTGGCCGAGCTGCTGAATCCCGAGGTGGTGGAGGAGATTCGAGTCCTGTACGGGGGAAGCGTGAAGGCGTCCAACTGCGAAGAGATCTTCGCGCAGCCCGAGATCGACGGCGGACTGGTCGGCGGCGCGAGCCTGGATCCCAAAGAGTTCAGCCGCATCGTCATGAGCGCATGA
- a CDS encoding acyl-CoA thioesterase → MNGKTASSTRVETSEVMTPNHANFLGKVFGGSILSILDLVAYATASRFAGTICVTASFDRVDFIEPIEVGELVTCVGTVSYVGRTSVEVTIEVFAERVFEGVRRHTNTARVTMVALKDGKPTPVPRLVCETRDEKIRYLEGRARREMRALHQEVDAKAVASFEAMSDAELDQAIVDR, encoded by the coding sequence ATGAACGGCAAGACCGCCTCCTCGACCCGGGTCGAGACGTCCGAGGTGATGACGCCGAACCACGCGAACTTCCTCGGCAAGGTCTTCGGCGGTTCCATCCTCTCGATCCTCGACCTGGTCGCCTACGCCACGGCGTCGCGTTTTGCCGGCACGATCTGCGTCACCGCGAGTTTCGACCGGGTGGATTTCATCGAGCCCATCGAGGTGGGCGAGCTGGTCACGTGCGTGGGAACGGTGAGCTACGTGGGGCGCACGAGTGTCGAGGTCACGATCGAGGTGTTCGCCGAGCGTGTGTTCGAAGGGGTGCGCCGCCACACCAACACGGCGAGGGTCACGATGGTGGCGCTCAAGGACGGCAAACCCACTCCGGTTCCGAGGTTGGTGTGTGAGACTCGGGATGAGAAGATCCGCTACCTCGAGGGCCGTGCTCGGCGCGAAATGCGCGCGCTGCACCAGGAGGTCGACGCCAAGGCCGTGGCGTCCTTCGAGGCGATGAGCGATGCCGAACTGGACCAGGCGATCGTTGATCGTTGA
- the atpG gene encoding ATP synthase F1 subunit gamma: MATLKQIRQRIRTARNIQQITRAMKLVAAARLRKATDRVLEARPYSEKLRELMLSMSSAGELPSHPLMEKRPVEKFGLILITAERGLAGSYNTNLIRSAWDYLKAQPAKAKLITVGKKGMVFLGKRGYEVAHSVTVPSAGARLEDAIEVSRKAREMYESGEVDAVFICYSKFYSPIRQVPQIVQLLPIETPQSEDGETRSGNTSFLFEPGPAQLLDTLLPRYFLGLIWQAMLEATASEHGARMSAMTSATDNAGKMINTLTLKANRERQSIITTQILEVVSGAEALKN; the protein is encoded by the coding sequence ATGGCGACGCTCAAGCAAATCCGTCAGCGCATCCGCACCGCGCGCAACATCCAGCAGATCACGCGTGCGATGAAGCTCGTGGCCGCCGCGCGCCTGCGCAAGGCGACGGATCGGGTGCTCGAGGCGCGGCCGTACAGCGAGAAGCTGCGCGAGCTGATGCTCTCGATGTCGAGCGCTGGCGAACTGCCGTCGCACCCCCTGATGGAGAAACGGCCCGTCGAGAAGTTCGGGCTGATCCTCATCACCGCCGAACGCGGCTTGGCCGGCTCCTACAACACAAACCTGATCCGCAGCGCGTGGGACTACCTCAAGGCCCAACCCGCCAAGGCCAAGCTGATCACGGTCGGCAAAAAGGGCATGGTGTTCCTCGGCAAGCGCGGCTACGAAGTCGCGCACAGCGTGACCGTTCCCAGCGCCGGAGCCCGCCTCGAGGATGCGATCGAAGTCTCCCGCAAGGCGCGCGAGATGTACGAGTCCGGCGAGGTGGACGCGGTGTTCATCTGCTACAGCAAGTTCTACTCGCCGATCCGGCAGGTGCCGCAAATCGTGCAGCTTCTGCCCATCGAAACGCCCCAATCGGAGGACGGCGAAACCCGCTCGGGCAACACGTCGTTCCTCTTCGAGCCTGGCCCCGCCCAACTGCTCGACACGCTGCTTCCCCGGTACTTCCTGGGGCTGATCTGGCAGGCGATGCTCGAGGCGACCGCCTCCGAACACGGCGCGCGCATGTCCGCGATGACCAGCGCGACCGACAACGCCGGCAAGATGATCAACACGCTGACGCTCAAGGCCAACCGCGAGCGGCAATCGATCATCACGACGCAGATCCTCGAAGTCGTCAGCGGCGCCGAAGCGTTGAAGAACTAA